From Halorussus lipolyticus:
CGTTCGCCAAGTCGTTTTTCGGTCGCCCGTCAGAACGACCTCGGGTTCCGACCCGTTCGGACCCTCGATGCGATGGCCCGCAGGCCAGACCTCCAGTGATTCGCCATCGCCGAGACCTGTCGCCGAAACGTTATCCCATTCGGACGATTCCGCGCCCGTCAGTGTTAGATTCGGCGCGCGCGCCGAATCCATATCGCTAATATCGTACTGGTAGGATGTGCCGTCGGTCGCTGGGTTCCCCTGAATCTCGACTTCGCCAGTAAACGTAATCACGTTGTCCGAGAAATGCGGCAACTCGGCCACGATGTACCCGGAAGTCGTCGTGACGCGCTCACTCCAGCGCGACCCGCCCTCGTGAACGCCCGCGATTCTGTTCGGCAAGTAACCGAGCGCGTCACGCACCTCCGAGGCGCGGATTGCGATTCGTCGTCCCTCGTGTACCGAGTCGTCACGAATCACGATAGCCAGATTCCCGAGACCGTCTGCGACCGTCGTGTTCGGTCCGAGCGTCTGCTCGGCGTCCTCCGGCGTCGTCAGTACGACCTCGGTCGTAGACGCGTGCGCGGACGCCAGCACGTCGCCGTCGGTCATGTTCGCCGCGCGGTACGGGAAGGACTCGCTCGCGGGCGTTCCCTGTTCGACGTTCTGGTCCGGTATCGACACGAAGCCCGGCGGCATCTCCGGCGTCGAGGAGACCGACGCCGCCGCGGTCCCCGCGAGGAGTGACGGCGCGACCGCCGACGCCAGCAGAAGCGCGACCAGCGCCAGCGTCGTGCCGCGACCAGCAGTAGACGATTCGTCTACCGAGAGTCGTCGAGTCACGCCGCGAATGGACCCCCTCGGGGGTTTGCTCCTATAGGACTCTAAGTACGCGCGTGCGTATCCGTTCACTCGCGCGACAATTTCGCGCGACCGGGCGCGGCTCATAGCGAGACCACCCCCTCCGAGTCGGCAGACTCCCCGGCATCCGCTGGGTCCGAGGGCACTTTCGGCGTCAGATGAACGCGCAGTTCCTCCTCGGTCGGTTTCGGGATGTTCGGCCACGCGAACGCCGCGAAGTTCGTCTCGGTCCAAAAGAGACCGCGGCCCGTCGGCATGTCGCTGGTGAGGTCCTTGTACATCGGCACGCGGTTGACGCCGACAACCTGCGAGGCGCGCGTCGGGTTCGCTCGACCGTTCAGCGTCACCCGCCAGCGGTGCTTTCGCTTCACCTTCTCGTGGGCGTCCTCCGCGTTCTGGCCCGCGTGGTAGACGCTGAGCTTGTACTTCCGCGAGTCGATGAACAGGTCGCGGTAGAGTTCGACCTTCTGGTAGCTGGCGAACTTGTCCTTGCTCGCCGACTGGGGAATCACGTCGCCGATCTCGTCGGAGAGAAGCGAGGTCCAGATGTACGGGCCGTGTTCGACGCGCGCGAGGAGGAACCCGACCCACCAGTGGTTCACCGGGTCGTTCGGAGTGAACTCCAACCCATCCTTGCGCTTCGGCGAGCGTTCGTAGAGTTCCTGACACCCGGTCATCTGCGGGTCCGGGTAGACCACGTGGAACTTCCCGGACTCCAGATGGTTCTGGCAGAGGTCCATCGGGTCGTCGTAGTAGACGACCTCGCGTACCACGTCCTCCAGCGGAACTTCTCGTCGGTAGGCGTCGCCCTCGGTAGTCGAGACGACCATCGCCTCGACCTCGCAACTCGCCGGAAGACAGACCTTTGCCCACGGCGCGAAGCTAATCCACTCGCTCCGGGACTCGCTGGCCCGCCAGACGACCGCCTCGGACGGGTACGGTCCAACCGAGTCCATGAGGTGCGCGCCGATAGCCTTCAGGAACGTCGATTTCCCCGCGCCCATCGGCCCCTCGATGAGGGCGTCCGTGCCGCCGCCGGGCGAGTAGGCGCTGTTGTCCGCCGCCTTGCACAGACACCCCGGAATCACCGACGGGTAGTCGAACTGGTCCACGTCGAGTTCGGGTATGCCGAACTTGCGTCTGATAGACTGTGCGTCCGTGTGCCGCGAGGTACCGAGGTAAGTCCCGGTGTTCTCTCGCGGGTCGAGGTCCGTCAGCGTCTCTACTGTGTTCCACGTCATAGGTTCCGAACAGGTAGCTCCGAGTTCTCGCGTTCCGCCAGCTCGCCCGAGCGGTCGGCGACCTCGCGGGCCGCGACCGCGAACGCTGGCAGAATCTCTTTCGCCGCGAAGGACTCCCGGAAGAACCACGAGCGGGCGCGCTCGCCCTCGCGGTCCAGAAGCATCTCGCGGGTGTGACTCTCCGTGTACAAGCGCGTGGCGAGGTCGTCGGGCACTTCCGCGTAGCTCGCCTCGGTGACTTGCTGAACCCACGCCAGCATCTGGTCCTCCGACTCGAATCCGTCGAGGACCTGCCGGAGCGCCCAGTCTTGGCGTTGGTCGAGTTCCGCCAGCGCGGGCCGCATGCCCGGCGCGTCTTGCTCCTCGGGGTCCGGCGGCCCCTCGTCGGTCTCGGTCCGGTCGTCCTCGACGTACTCGGTCGCGGACCAGCGGAACCCGCGGTGGGACGCCACGAACGCCGGGAGGAGGTCCACGGCCGCGACCCCGCGACGCGCGGTCGCCGCCGACTCGGCGTCGAGGATTTTCGGGTTCCCATCGTCGTCTGTGTCCGCCCACGCAAACCGACGCCGGGACACGAGGAGGACCGAGAGGTCGAGACGCGAGAACGCCCGCTCGACCATCCAGTCGCCGTCGAGACGCCCGAGCGTGTGAATCGCGGCGTCTTGGCACCACAGCAGGAACGTCCGCCGGTTCTCGAAGCCGTCGATGAACCGGCGCAAGAGGCCCAACTGGTCGCCGGTCAACTTCTGGAGCGCGGGCCGCAGCTGGGGCGTCTCGGGAAGGCCGTCGAGGAGATCGCGCACCTCGCCCTCGCCGAACCCGAGGTCCGCCAGCACGTCGCCCTCCTCGGCGCGCGACGCTTGCGAGCCCGCCGACGTAGACGGTTCGTCTATCTCGGTTCTCCAGTCGCCCGAGTCGTCGCCGTCGACGGCGTCGGTAGACGAGTCGTCTACCACTCCTCGTCGAGTCGCGTCAGTCGTCACCCGCGACCACCTCCGAGTTGCGCGGCTGGCGTTCGGACTCCGGCGGCGCGAGTTCGTCCGTAATCTTCTCGAAGGTCGTCCGGTCGCGTTCCTCCTGTTGGCGCACGCGCTCGGCGCGCTTGTCCGCTTTCTCGGTCAGCGCCTCGCCCTTCCAGTACTCGCGGTCCGCAACGTCCTCGAACTCCCGTGCGTGCGTGATTAGGTTCTCGACCAGCGCGCCGTACTGCGCGGGCGCGAGGTTCAGTTCGGATTTCCCGACCGTCGGTCTGACCACGGTCGCCAGCGCCGCGAGGACGCCGAACGCGATACCGAACCCCTCGTTGAACAGCAGGCCGCCGACGTGCCACGCCAGCCCGACCAGCAGGAACGCGCCGACCAGCGGCCCCCACGCGACCGAGGGCACCGGCCAGCGCCCCGCGACCAGTTCGTCCTCCGACTCCGGCCAGTCGAGGAGGTCCGGCGTCGAGAACGTGAGACTCGCCCCCTCGTAGTCGATAGGCGCGTCCGCCGTCGGGTCCGAGAGGAACACCTCGTCGTACTCGTCGTCCTCCTCGGGACCGACCAGTCGCGTGCCCAGCGCCGCCTCGTCTACGTCCACCGTCGGCGCGGCGTCGTGGAAGGGCCACACCGCGACCAGCCACGGAATCCAGCCCTCGCGTCGAATCTTCCGGCCGTCCGCGGTCTCTACCACGTCGTAGGCGCGCGTCCGGACGTGCCACCGACCAGTCCCGTCGTCGTTGATGCTGGCGCTGTCCTCGCCGCTGGTCAACTGGAAGAACAGGACCTCCTCGGGGTCCTCGCTGAACGCGAACAGCACCGCGACCCCGAGGAGCGCCCCGCCAGCGATACCGACCGACCACGGCGCGGTTGCCAGCAGTTCCAAGAGTCCGTTGTACCACACGAACACCGCGAGGAACGTCGCCACGGCGAGCGCGAACACGACCTCCAGCACCGAGACCATCGGTCCGTTGCCCACCTTGTCGAGGAACCGCCGGTCGAGCGCGACCACGCCGACCGAGGTGAGCATACATGGCGCGAACATCCACAGCGCGGCGTAGCCCGCGATGCCGCCCGCCGTCTGCATCGGCACCGACTGGGCCGCCTCCGAGACGCTGTAGCGGAACCGCCAACTCACGTCCTCGCGGTGGCCCTCCAGCCACACCGTCACCAGCATCGGGTCGCCGTAGTGCGCCGGGAGGTCGAGTTCCGCGTACCCGTAGTCGCCGCCCGCGAGCGTCGCCGAAACCGTCGTGTGCGTCGCGTTCGTCACGACGCGCTCGGTCACGGTCTCGTTGTCCTCGGTCGTTCGCTCGACCGTCTCGAACTCCCACAGCACGACGTGAAACGTCGCGTCCAACTCCTCAGAGTCCCAGCCGCGGAACGACCCGACGTAGATGGAATCGCGCTGAACGACCGTGCGCGGCTCGACGTACTCGCGGTCCTCCGGCGACGCCATGAACCGGACCGGAACGTGGCGAATCCAGAACGACCCGGCGTCGCCGAACGGTCGAATCGCCTTGCTCGGTGCGTTGCTCTTGACCGTGCCGTAGTCCGCGAGTTCGCCGTAGGTCCACGTCTCGTTCTCGGTCGCGTCCGACTGGTCGCCCGCTTCGGTGTCGTCTTGGGCGAGCGCCACGCCCGGCCCGACGACTGGCACCGCGAGCGAGAGGAGAACGACCACCACGAGCGCGGCGCGTCGGCGTTGTGCCCCCATCATCTGTCGTTCCACGTGAGGATGAGGAGGCTCAGGACGCCGACCACGAGCAGAATTTCGCTCGGACCCAGCGCGGTTACGCGGTCGAGGACCGCCCACGACCCCGCGACCGCTCCGAGTTTCGCCAGAATCTCGTGGTGCGAGAACAGCACGTTCCCGAACATCACGCCGACCGACTCGATTCCTTCTGCGGTCCCGAGGAACGCCCCGAGGACGCCCGCGCCGACGAACCCGGCACCCGTGACCGCCCGCCGGACGTTCCGCTCGCCGCGGTCGGCCGCGCCCGACACTGACCGCTCGCGGATAGCCCACCACAGGCCCGCGAGGAGCAGTATCGGGAGAACGACCCATGTGAACCACCACGGAATCTCGATTACCATGAGGTCGAAATTCTCCCCGAGCGCGAGGAGCGTGAATGGCGCGACCCCCGCGACTCGACGAGGCGCGGTAGACGGCTCGTCTACCCGGCCGATTTCGCCCGGTCCGTCGAGACCGTCGCCAGCAGTCGTTTCCTCTCCTCGATTCCTCTCGTCGTCCGCGTTCGGTTCTGATTCGTTTGGTTTGAGCATAGTTGAAAAATCGAATCGTTCGATTAGTTGAACGTTCGTCGGGCGAGTCGCGTCACTGTCACGAGGATGAACACGACCGACAGCGCCAGAATCACCTGATTGAGGAGCGACTGGTCCAACCAGCCGACCTTCGGCGCGATTCGGTGCTGGAGCGTCGTCGCCAGCGGCAGGAGGAGGTCGATGTTGACCATCACCCAGTCCGCGAGCGCGAACACGCCCGCGCCGTTGAACAGGTAGTGGCCGACCAGCGACCCGACCCCGCCCAGCGCCGCGAGCGGTTTCAGACGACCCATATCCGGACCCTCCTTGCGAGCGCGACGGTCCCGCGCGCCAGTGCCGCCGCCAGTGCGGCGTAGACCACGAACAACAGCGCCGAGACCAGCGGCCCGGCCAGTCCCGCCGACGCTGCGAGGTCGAGGAGGCCGCTGTTCAGCGTCTCGAACACGTCCTCGACCGCTTGGCCAGCCGCCGCGCCCGCGCCCAGCACGTCGCCGCCCGCCGCGCCGAACGCCGACCGGACAATCGACCACTGCTCGAGGACGATGCCGACGACCTCCTCGCCGAGGTCGAGAATCCCGCCGACCAGCCAGCGCGCGACGACCTTGATGATTCGGTCCGACGGACAGAACACCCAGTCCGGTACCCAGCCGGGAACGCCCGGTGGAACGCACTCAGCCAAGGCGACGCACCCCCACGACGAACAGCCACATGACGAGGAGGACCACCGCGACCGTCACGATCCACGAGAACGGTCCGAACGTCGAGCGCGCCGCCGCCCAGTACGACCACCACGCTCGGGAAATCGCCGTCGCGCCGCTGGCGAACAACCCGTCGAGGAGTCCGACCGCGAACGTCCGAATCCCGTCGAGGCCCGTCTGAATCCAGTCCCCGAACCCGCCCAGCGACCCGATGTATCCGCGGTACCACGCGTACACCGGCCCGCCGACTACGACGCTGGCGAGCGTGCCCCATTTGATGCGTCGCCCCTCTACGAACGTCTGCGGGTAGCCTCGCATGGTCGTTACCTGAGTCCTCGGAACAGTCGGAGCGGCGAGAGTTCCATGCGTCTGATTGCCTCGGTGAACACCCAGAGGCCAGCAATCACTGCCAGCACGCCGACGGCGAACGTCGCCGGTCCGAAGAACCCGTATCGGCCGCCAGTGATGCTAAACGCGGTGTAGTCTGCCGACTCCGCGATTATCTGAATCGGCGACGTGACCACCGCGTCTACCAGTTCGCCGAGTCCTTTCCCGAACGCTCGGAAGGGCGCGAGAAACACCAGCCCGGCCGAGTCTATCGCGCCGATGAACGACTCGAACAACTGGTAGAGAACGCCGCCGATACCGTACTCTTTGACGAGACCAGCGAGGCCCGCCGTCGAGACGATTCCAGCCGCCGTTTTCATCGTCCGACCGGCGTCGGTTTCCGCTCGCTGGTCCCCGAGACGACGGCGTAGCGACTGTGTGTCCGGGTCCGAGACGTGAGCGGTAGCCACGGCGAGGGTGAACGACATCACCGGCATCCAAACCGGCACGTCGCCGAACAGCAACTTCACCGCCAGACTCACGACGACCGTCGTGAACAAGCCGACGAACAGGTGTTTCACCCAGTTTTGTCTTTCTGTCATGTCGCGGCCCTCCACTTAGACCAGACCCTTCGCCCACGCCGTGAGGAAACCAATCACGCCCGTAGCGACCGCCGCGATAGCGGCGAGAGGAGACCCGCCGGACGACTGAGCGTCGGGCACCTTCCCGCCGCCGCCCGAGTCCTCGACCTCCTTGCGGTCGGACTCTCGGAGGAGCAGGAACTCGCGGACACCGTAGACGACGCCCGAGGCCGCGGGGTCCTTCATCGTGACCGTCGCGCCCTCGCTGTCGAAGTTGGAGGTGTACGCCGTCCAACTGGAGTCGTCCACGTCCGCGAACGCCACGTCCTCGATGCCGGTCGCCAGTTCGACCGACTCGTAGCGTTCGGTGGGCACCGTCACGTCCTGCTTAAACGCCGGACTCTGCCAGTTCAGGTCGTACGCTTGGGTTAGCACGACCTTCCCTCGGGTTTCGAGTATCGAGTCGTACCCCACGCGGTCGGTCACGTCTCGGAACCGGTACTCGTAGTCGAGGTCCGCGTCCGCCATCGTGACTCGGACCGGGTACGAGAGGTCGTAGAACGTCGTTCCCTCCTCGGTGAACGCCTCGCTGAAGGTGTCGAGCGAGGTCGCCGTCACCTCGCCGCTCGGTTCGTACCGCTTGGTTCGCTCCTCGTCGTCCGTGCCCTCGTTCTGGAGGTAGGTCCCGAAGGTCCAGCGACCCATCTTCTCGGCGTTCAAGGCCGGAATTTGAACGGTCGCGTTGGCGTCCGAAACGCGAATTTCGACCTCGGCGAGGCCGTCGAACGACCCGTCGCCGTTCGCCACGGTCGAGAGGTCGCCGAACCGCTGTTGGGCCGTCTGACCGTAGCCCGTCGCGGTCGCCACGACGTTCGACTGCGTGGCGTCGAGCGACGACCCGATTTTCAGGACCTTCTCGTCGCCGTCGGAGTCCCGGAACACGAACTCGACCAGCGCGCCCGAGTCGAGCGACACCGTGTTGACCACGAGCTGGGCGAACCGCTTGGCCGCCGAGTCGGTAATCGCCGCGCCGAACGCCGTGAGGTCGAACGTCGCGTTCACCGTCTCGCCGTCGGCGACCGAGGAGGTCGAGACTTCCAGCGCCGGGGACACGTCGAGGTCCGCGCTCGACACCGAGATGCTACCGTTGGTCGCGCCGGTCGTACTCCAATGCGTGGGCGCGAGCGCGGTTACGTCGGTGTCCTTCTCGCCGTCGCCGTCCTCGTCGTACTGGGTCGAGCGCGGGAACGCCGACCCGTCGGCGAACTCGATCTTGTCCGCACGGAACGACACGACGTTCTCGGACTCCTCGCGGTCCACGGTGCCGCCGAGGGTCGAGGTCTCTCCGTTGTCGTTCTCGTAGTCGAGGAGCGCAGCGTCGTCCGTGCCCCACTCCGTGCGGTGGCGGGCCTTCTCCAGCGTCGCCTCGAAGTACGGGTTCGGCGCGTACGCCGAGTCCCAGTTCAGTCCGGACCGGCCGCTCGACCAGTCCGGCGTGTCGGTCGTCGTGGTGTCCTGTGCGAGCGTGTTGCTCCCGCTCAGCGCCTCGGCAGTGCCGTCTTCTCCAGTAGCGACTGCGTTCCCCGCTCCGGCCGCGGT
This genomic window contains:
- a CDS encoding ATP-binding protein; its protein translation is MTWNTVETLTDLDPRENTGTYLGTSRHTDAQSIRRKFGIPELDVDQFDYPSVIPGCLCKAADNSAYSPGGGTDALIEGPMGAGKSTFLKAIGAHLMDSVGPYPSEAVVWRASESRSEWISFAPWAKVCLPASCEVEAMVVSTTEGDAYRREVPLEDVVREVVYYDDPMDLCQNHLESGKFHVVYPDPQMTGCQELYERSPKRKDGLEFTPNDPVNHWWVGFLLARVEHGPYIWTSLLSDEIGDVIPQSASKDKFASYQKVELYRDLFIDSRKYKLSVYHAGQNAEDAHEKVKRKHRWRVTLNGRANPTRASQVVGVNRVPMYKDLTSDMPTGRGLFWTETNFAAFAWPNIPKPTEEELRVHLTPKVPSDPADAGESADSEGVVSL